Proteins from a single region of Diorhabda sublineata isolate icDioSubl1.1 chromosome 2, icDioSubl1.1, whole genome shotgun sequence:
- the LOC130453121 gene encoding uncharacterized protein LOC130453121, translating to MVFEQLISQWPQQKQFNIPDQTGLFQSELPTESNSITSQHPFVFIQAESATTQNSFVDVDRAMKTSETIEEILPSTTETLSSIYTSIRDALTTTQNSLVTELQDKSTISLNVTSNSFSTEDISNTVTTETSMLVTSNYSEIFTVSQTSSTDLVTDNNLNLTKMITTTSEAVSNSFNVFTDEMSTTKSILDNVNGTSTDGIYHTTDDTCWIYYVIIGVLIGILVIFAVGVTFFYNMKQRKRCPEYEVSQIQQISVD from the exons ATGGTTTTCGAACAA tTAATATCACAGTGGCCTCAACAGAAACAATTCAACATACCAGACCAAACTGGTCTATTCCAATCTGAACTACCTACGGAGAGCAATTCAATCACTTCCCAACatccatttgtttttattcaagcTGAATCAGCAACGACACAAAATTCTTTCGTAGATGTAGACAGGGCAATGAAAACAAGTGAAactattgaagaaattttaccAAGTACAACAGAAACTTTATCGAGCATATACACTAGCATTAGAGACGCTCTAACCACTACCCAAAATAGTTTGGTTACGGAATTACAAGACAAATCAACAATTTCGTTAAACGTAACTTCAAATTCCTTTTCAACCGAAGATATAAGTAACACGGTTACAACGGAAACGAGTATGCTCGTCACATCCAATTATAGTGAAATTTTCACAGTTTCACAAACGTCTTCGACGGATCTTGTGactgataataatttaaatttgacaaaaatgatAACAACGACTTCGGAGGCCGTTTCCAATAGTTTTAATGTATTTACAGATGAAATGTCTACTACTAAGAGTATATTGGATAATGTTAATGGTACATCTACTGATGGAATTTATCATACAACTGATGACACCTGTTGGATTTATTATGTTATAATTGGGGTTCTTATTGGAATCTTGGTTATATTTGCTGTAGGTGtaacctttttttataatatgaaacAAAGGAAACGGTGTCCCGAATATGAAGTATCACAAATTCAACAGATAAGCGttgattga